From the Syntrophorhabdaceae bacterium genome, one window contains:
- a CDS encoding endonuclease NucS, with protein MAITMRLWKIQGNKLNVCASGKLDREDRLEDWIVRDSSLLGLNVLIFGRQVQTGFGGRIDLLAIDQTGNLIIIELKKDKTPRDIVSQVLDYATWVKELNLSQVEAIANEFLTTGLEVTFREHFGIDLPETINTEQRMVIVASEIDAASERIVQYLSDKFGVDINVVFFTYFKNDNEELLGRSWLIDPQIIEDKTESRRKGPWSGFWYVNIDENWEDCRQHGFVSAGGGKKYSDPLQKLKIGDKIFAYLKGSGYVGYGEVVKEVVSVAEFIDGKTNKALLSLQLKESPQFEKNLNDPERLDYLVGTKWIKSFPKSEAKSFKGAFANQNIVCKLRDEKTLDFLNQKFDVKTE; from the coding sequence ATGGCAATAACAATGAGGCTATGGAAAATTCAAGGAAATAAGCTAAACGTTTGCGCCAGTGGTAAACTGGATCGAGAAGACAGGTTAGAGGATTGGATAGTTCGCGACAGTTCCCTATTGGGACTAAATGTCTTAATTTTCGGCAGGCAGGTCCAAACAGGATTTGGCGGCAGGATAGATTTGCTTGCCATTGACCAAACCGGCAACCTTATCATCATCGAATTAAAGAAGGATAAGACACCGCGAGATATTGTTTCACAGGTTCTCGATTATGCTACATGGGTCAAGGAACTTAATCTCTCGCAAGTTGAGGCAATAGCAAATGAATTTTTGACCACAGGGCTGGAGGTGACATTCAGAGAGCATTTCGGCATAGACCTGCCTGAAACCATTAACACAGAGCAACGAATGGTGATAGTAGCTTCAGAGATCGATGCAGCATCTGAAAGGATTGTTCAGTACTTATCAGATAAATTCGGGGTTGATATCAATGTTGTCTTTTTTACTTATTTTAAAAACGATAATGAGGAACTACTGGGACGTTCTTGGCTAATCGATCCCCAGATAATCGAAGATAAAACTGAATCGCGAAGGAAAGGGCCGTGGTCTGGTTTTTGGTATGTAAATATTGATGAAAACTGGGAGGACTGCCGTCAGCATGGATTCGTAAGTGCCGGGGGAGGGAAGAAGTACAGCGATCCATTACAAAAATTAAAAATAGGCGACAAAATCTTCGCTTATCTTAAGGGCTCCGGATATGTCGGGTATGGTGAAGTCGTCAAAGAAGTTGTATCGGTTGCTGAGTTTATAGATGGAAAAACGAACAAGGCTCTTCTCTCGCTTCAACTAAAGGAGTCTCCACAGTTTGAAAAAAACTTAAATGATCCTGAAAGACTTGACTACTTGGTCGGTACAAAATGGATCAAATCTTTTCCAAAATCTGAAGCAAAGTCGTTCAAAGGTGCTTTTGCCAATCAAAACATTGTATGTAAGCTGAGAGATGAGAAAACCTTGGACTTTCTAAATCAAAAGTTTGATGTCAAAACTGAATAG